One genomic window of [Clostridium] scindens ATCC 35704 includes the following:
- a CDS encoding ACT domain-containing protein: MTGVAADKNTARISVIGVEDKPGIAFRIFDTLAGNNINVDIILQSVGREGTKDISFTVASDDLENAIRILEENKKRLTIQDITWNEKVAKLSIVGAGMMSNPGVAAKMFDSLYNSRVNINMISTSEIRITVLVAEDDIEQAMIAVHDGFALAD; encoded by the coding sequence GTGACAGGCGTGGCGGCCGATAAGAATACTGCCAGAATCTCAGTCATAGGAGTGGAAGACAAGCCAGGAATCGCATTCCGTATCTTTGATACCCTTGCTGGCAACAATATCAATGTGGATATTATTCTTCAGTCAGTGGGAAGAGAAGGGACGAAAGACATCTCCTTTACGGTGGCATCCGATGACCTGGAGAATGCGATCAGGATTCTGGAGGAAAATAAAAAGAGACTTACGATCCAGGATATTACATGGAATGAGAAGGTGGCAAAACTTTCCATCGTAGGCGCCGGAATGATGAGCAATCCTGGCGTGGCGGCAAAGATGTTTGATTCTCTGTACAACTCAAGGGTCAACATCAACATGATCTCTACTTCCGAGATCCGGATTACCGTACTGGTTGCAGAGGATGACATCGAGCAGGCCATGATAGCTGTTCATGATGGATTTGCGTTGGCTGATTAA